In Apium graveolens cultivar Ventura chromosome 10, ASM990537v1, whole genome shotgun sequence, the following are encoded in one genomic region:
- the LOC141690183 gene encoding L-cysteine desulfhydrase, which translates to MGDEQIAVTNGVSTHTNHLSKKQKLQSFITSSEIRSEFAHHDPNIARINNGSFGSCPNTIIAAQKRYQLEFLKQPDKFFYTELQSRVLKSRVSIKELINADDVDEVSIVDNVTTAVAIVLRYLAWEFCEGRFQRGDVVVVLECAFEAVKKSVEAYVRRAGGEVVVVELKFPVMCEEEIVERFRNGIRKGKEGGRRIRLAIIDHVTSMPCVVVPVKEMVRVCREEGVENVFVDAAHAIGSVKVDVREIGADFYVSNLHKWLFCPPSVAFFYCRKSRVSEGLHHPVVSSEYGKGLAIESSWIGTRDYSSQLVVPEVLEFVRRFEGGIDGIRKRNHEAVVEMAEMLVKAWGTNLGCPPNMCPSMAMVGLPSSLGILSNDHAQKLRNHLRNDFGVEVPLYYHVLKDGEIGVRDKNGIITTYARISYQVYNTVDDYLKFRDVVNQLVEKKFTCEMLF; encoded by the coding sequence CCGAATATCGCCCGAATCAACAACGGTAGCTTCGGAAGCTGTCCTAACACGATAATCGCCGCGCAAAAAAGGTATCAATTAGAGTTTTTGAAACAGCCTGATAAGTTTTTTTATACTGAGTTACAATCTCGTGTTTTGAAGTCTCGTGTTTCGATAAAAGAGTTGATTAATGCGGATGATGTTGATGAAGTGTCGATAGTTGATAATGTGACTACGGCTGTTGCAATTGTGTTGAGATATCTGGCTTGGGAATTTTGTGAGGGGAGGTTTCAGAGAGGTGATGTTGTTGTGGTTTTGGAGTGTGCGTTCGAGGCGGTTAAGAAGTCCGTTGAGGCGTATGTGAGGAGAGCGGGCGGGGAGGTTGTGGTTGTGGAATTGAAGTTTCCGGTTATGTGTGAGGAGGAGATTGTGGAGAGGTTTAGGAATGGGATTAGGAAAGGGAAGGAAGGGGGACGGAGAATTAGGTTAGCGATAATTGATCATGTTACGTCAATGCCGTGTGTGGTGGTTCCGGTTAAGGAGATGGTTAGGGTTTGTAGGGAGGAGGGGGTGGAGAATGTGTTTGTTGATGCAGCTCATGCCATAGGGAGTGTGAAAGTTGATGTAAGGGAGATAGGGGCGGATTTTTATGTTAGTAATTTGCATAAGTGGTTGTTTTGTCCGCCGTCGGTTGCGTTCTTTTATTGTAGGAAGTCGAGGGTTTCAGAGGGGCTGCATCATCCGGTTGTGAGTAGTGAGTATGGGAAGGGGTTGGCGATTGAGAGTTCGTGGATTGGGACAAGGGATTATAGTTCGCAACTTGTGGTTCCGGAGGTTTTGGAGTTTGTTAGGAGGTTTGAAGGGGGGATTGATGGGATTAGGAAGAGGAATCACGAGGCGGTTGTGGAAATGGCGGAGATGTTGGTGAAGGCTTGGGGGACGAATCTTGGGTGTCCGCCGAATATGTGTCCGAGCATGGCGATGGTTGGTTTGCCTTCGAGTTTGGGGATTTTAAGTAATGACCATGCCCAGAAGTTGAGGAATcatttaagaaatgattttggcgTGGAAGTTCCATTGTATTACCATGTTCTGAAAGATGGTGAGATTGGAGTTAGAGATAAGAATGGGATAATCACGACGTATGCGAGAATTTCATATCAAGTGTACAACACGGTTGATGATTATTTGAAATTTCGTGATGTTGTAAATCAGCTTGTCGAGAAGAAATTTACTTGTGAGATGCTATTTTAA